In a genomic window of Mycolicibacterium neoaurum VKM Ac-1815D:
- the lipE gene encoding lipase LipE, translating to MSVHEGRIQVTDDLDAITDRGIEDTDEVDSGAVERIWDAATHWYRAGMHPAIQVCLRRNSKVILNRAIGHAWGNGPHDPADAERVPVRTDTPYCVYSAAKAITTTVTHMLVERGAFSLEDRVCDYLPDYTSHGKDRTTIRHALTHSAGIPFATGPRPDLKRMDDSEYAREMLGRMKPVYRPGLVHIYHGVTWGPLMREIISAATGRSIRDILAEEILDPLGFRWTNYGVAPQDVPLVAPSHVTGKPLPAPIAKAFKTAVGGTPQQIIPFSNTPEFLTGVIPSSNTVSNAFELSRFAEILVRGGELDGHRVLAADTLRRATAEARRLRPDLATGLQPMRWGTGYMLGSKRFGPFGKDAGGAFGHTGLTDIAVWADPQRALSVAVISSGKPSGHPEAKRYPALLDRINAEIPRIA from the coding sequence GTGAGCGTTCACGAGGGTCGCATCCAGGTGACCGACGACCTCGACGCGATCACCGATCGGGGCATCGAGGATACCGATGAGGTTGATTCCGGTGCGGTGGAACGGATCTGGGATGCCGCCACGCACTGGTACCGGGCCGGTATGCACCCGGCCATCCAGGTCTGCCTGCGCCGCAACTCCAAGGTCATCCTCAATCGCGCCATCGGACACGCGTGGGGGAACGGGCCGCACGATCCCGCCGATGCCGAGCGCGTCCCGGTGCGCACCGATACGCCGTACTGCGTGTACTCCGCCGCAAAGGCGATCACCACCACCGTGACCCACATGCTGGTCGAGCGCGGCGCCTTCTCCCTCGAGGATCGCGTGTGTGACTACCTGCCCGACTACACCAGTCATGGCAAGGACCGCACCACCATTCGGCATGCGCTGACCCACAGCGCCGGCATCCCGTTCGCCACCGGGCCTCGTCCCGATCTGAAGCGGATGGACGACAGCGAATACGCGCGTGAGATGCTCGGCCGGATGAAGCCGGTGTACCGGCCCGGTCTGGTCCACATCTACCACGGTGTGACGTGGGGTCCGCTGATGCGTGAGATCATCTCGGCGGCCACCGGACGCAGCATCCGCGATATCCTCGCCGAGGAGATCCTCGATCCACTCGGTTTCCGTTGGACGAATTATGGTGTTGCGCCCCAGGACGTTCCGTTGGTTGCGCCGAGCCATGTGACGGGCAAGCCGTTGCCCGCGCCGATTGCCAAGGCATTCAAGACGGCCGTCGGAGGTACCCCCCAACAGATCATCCCGTTCTCCAACACGCCCGAGTTCCTCACCGGTGTCATCCCGTCGTCGAACACCGTCTCGAACGCATTCGAGTTGTCACGGTTCGCCGAGATCCTGGTCCGCGGTGGGGAACTCGATGGGCACCGGGTACTGGCGGCAGACACGTTGCGCCGGGCGACGGCCGAAGCCCGGCGGCTGCGCCCGGATCTCGCGACGGGTTTGCAGCCGATGCGCTGGGGCACCGGCTACATGCTGGGGTCCAAGCGGTTCGGCCCGTTCGGTAAGGATGCCGGTGGGGCCTTCGGGCATACGGGGCTGACCGATATCGCGGTGTGGGCCGATCCGCAGCGCGCGTTGTCGGTGGCGGTGATCAGCAGCGGCAAGCCGAGCGGCCACCCGGAAGCCAAACGTTATCCGGCGCTGCTGGACCGGATCAACGCCGAGATCCCGCGGATCGCCTGA
- a CDS encoding ABC transporter permease: protein MIVNIAKATRAVPADLVLMARAFGVSRTTVLRQIVVPAVAGSTVAAVRFAIMSAWNGLLLAEWFGATSGVGWRSRYWYDANQLDGFLAWVLVFILLLVIADLLILGPIERYATRWRTA from the coding sequence GTGATCGTCAACATCGCCAAGGCGACCCGAGCGGTACCGGCCGACCTGGTGCTGATGGCGCGGGCTTTCGGGGTCTCCCGGACGACGGTGCTGCGGCAGATCGTCGTCCCCGCTGTCGCCGGATCCACGGTGGCCGCAGTCAGATTCGCCATCATGAGCGCCTGGAACGGCCTGCTGCTTGCCGAGTGGTTCGGCGCCACCTCCGGTGTAGGTTGGCGGTCCCGTTACTGGTATGACGCCAACCAACTCGACGGCTTCCTGGCCTGGGTGCTGGTCTTCATCCTGCTGCTCGTCATCGCCGATCTGCTGATCCTCGGACCCATCGAGCGCTACGCCACCCGCTGGCGCACCGCCTGA
- a CDS encoding ABC transporter substrate-binding protein — protein MTTITGNRLAKIAVAFASALTIAAATACSAGLGGPASSRSAQDGVIRFTFAPDPIWDYMHDTGVIDEWERDTGYSIETSATWDEFGLFAGGHADIISSASFEVPALEEQTQRETVIIGRYNAERSRILVRADDPARSLEDLRGRRLGVFTTVSGTLVWSALVQQMHGMNLVAAGERPSDVDIVVADIQNLSNLLARGEIDACICYPDLSARELRDGSVRALYDGKSSADLFAELSCPGCRS, from the coding sequence GTGACGACCATCACAGGAAACCGACTCGCCAAGATCGCCGTTGCCTTCGCATCCGCGCTCACCATCGCCGCTGCCACGGCATGCTCCGCAGGCCTCGGCGGTCCGGCCTCATCCCGCTCGGCCCAGGACGGTGTCATCCGGTTCACCTTTGCCCCCGACCCGATCTGGGACTACATGCATGACACCGGGGTCATCGACGAATGGGAACGCGACACCGGCTACTCCATCGAAACCAGCGCCACCTGGGACGAATTCGGGCTGTTCGCCGGTGGGCACGCCGACATCATCTCCTCGGCCTCCTTCGAGGTCCCAGCCCTTGAAGAGCAGACCCAGCGCGAGACCGTCATCATCGGTCGCTACAACGCCGAACGCAGCCGCATCCTGGTCCGTGCCGATGATCCCGCCCGGTCGCTGGAGGATCTGCGGGGTCGACGACTCGGTGTCTTCACCACCGTGTCGGGCACGTTGGTATGGAGTGCGCTCGTGCAGCAGATGCACGGTATGAATCTCGTCGCCGCGGGTGAGCGCCCCAGCGATGTCGACATCGTGGTCGCCGATATCCAGAACCTGTCGAATCTGTTGGCACGCGGTGAGATCGATGCCTGTATCTGCTACCCCGACCTGTCTGCTCGAGAACTGCGCGACGGATCGGTGCGGGCACTCTATGACGGCAAGTCCTCGGCCGACCTCTTCGCCGAACTTTCCTGTCCGGGTTGCCGTTCGTGA
- a CDS encoding ABC transporter ATP-binding protein, whose amino-acid sequence MASIDIQNLVKEYTDRRGDITRVIDGVDLTISGETFVSVVGPSGSGKTTLLNIVSGIETLTSGSVRLRSGSDDARVGYVFQDPRLLPWRTVMANLGFVQHERAGWQERAEHYLDLVGLSHCGNRFPAQLSGGQQQRIGIARAFAVEPDVLLMDEPFSHLDAMTSRTLREHLERIWLESRRTVMFVTHDVTEAVQLSDRIVVLAPGGRIHEVIDVDLPRPRKASDPAVAVLQAEVLARFEALEAMASV is encoded by the coding sequence ATGGCCTCCATCGATATCCAGAACCTGGTCAAGGAGTACACCGACCGCCGCGGCGACATCACCCGCGTCATCGACGGGGTGGATCTCACCATCTCGGGTGAGACATTCGTGTCCGTCGTCGGGCCGTCGGGCAGCGGAAAGACCACACTGCTCAATATCGTCTCGGGGATCGAGACGCTCACCTCGGGCAGCGTGCGCCTGCGCTCGGGCTCCGACGACGCCCGCGTCGGCTATGTGTTCCAGGATCCCCGACTGCTGCCGTGGCGCACCGTGATGGCGAATCTGGGCTTCGTGCAGCACGAGCGTGCAGGCTGGCAGGAACGGGCCGAACACTATCTGGACCTGGTGGGACTGAGTCACTGCGGCAACAGGTTTCCCGCGCAGCTATCGGGTGGCCAACAGCAGCGGATCGGTATCGCCCGCGCGTTCGCAGTCGAACCCGATGTGTTGCTGATGGACGAGCCGTTCAGCCACCTCGATGCGATGACCTCGCGGACGCTGCGTGAGCATCTGGAACGGATCTGGCTGGAGTCCCGGCGCACCGTCATGTTCGTCACCCATGACGTCACCGAGGCGGTGCAGTTGTCCGATCGGATCGTGGTGCTCGCGCCGGGTGGACGCATCCACGAGGTCATCGACGTCGATCTGCCCAGACCCCGCAAAGCGTCCGACCCGGCGGTCGCGGTGCTGCAGGCCGAGGTGCTTGCCCGCTTCGAGGCTCTCGAGGCAATGGCATCGGTCTGA
- a CDS encoding CsbD family protein, whose amino-acid sequence MADITNKAEELAGRAKEAAGDLVGNDDLKADGAADKATAQVNQGLDAVADKAEDAAQAVTEKAQDAKQAVAEKTDEVKQVVAEKADSRVAIAVVAGLAVVALLVVRRNRGKSRRQKHPVAKKVVAAGVTRALTH is encoded by the coding sequence ATGGCAGATATCACGAACAAGGCAGAGGAACTCGCCGGCCGCGCCAAGGAGGCCGCCGGCGATCTGGTCGGCAATGACGACCTGAAGGCCGACGGCGCCGCGGACAAGGCGACCGCACAGGTCAACCAGGGGCTGGACGCGGTCGCGGACAAGGCCGAGGACGCGGCGCAGGCCGTCACCGAGAAGGCCCAGGATGCCAAGCAGGCCGTCGCGGAGAAGACCGACGAGGTGAAGCAGGTCGTCGCCGAGAAGGCCGACTCCCGTGTCGCGATCGCGGTCGTCGCCGGCTTGGCCGTCGTTGCCCTCCTGGTGGTCCGCCGCAATCGTGGGAAGTCACGTCGGCAGAAGCACCCGGTGGCCAAGAAGGTCGTGGCGGCGGGTGTGACCAGGGCCCTGACGCACTGA